GGTCGTTGGTCCGAGGTTCGTGGTAAGTGTGGTAGATACATGATATATTTACAAAGGCAACCACCTATTTGAGCTCCCCTGGCGCATTAAAGCGACTTATTTACTATTCaaccatttaaatatatcactaacttgctttaatttatatacaggCTGCAATTTGCTGCAACTGGCCGATGGCGCAATTCTGCCCGATGGCCATAACATTAACTGCGAGCATTATGATGAGAAGGATTGCAATTCGGGCAAGGATTGCACCACCACCATTGAGCATTGCCAGGTGGAGGGGGACAAATTCCCCAGCTGTTATGCATTATGGAGCGCCGACGAACTGACGGGTATGTAATATAGTTGCATTCTCTAGAAGTACTCCTTGCACttgcaacaattttgaatttgtttttatttctgctTTTCTTAATTTGCTGCAGGCATCAAGAAAATCAAGATGAAGGGCTGCTTTACGGAGATGCACGAGTGCAACCAGACCGATTGCGTTACAAGCGCTGATCCGCGCCAGGGAAACATACATTTCTGTTGCTGCAAGGGCTCCATGTGCAATTCTAACCATCGGTGGATACCGACCACCACAGAGTCAACAACTCAAGGTACGAATGCGAAtacgtctccgtctccgtctcaaGCTGCACTGTTTACCCCAATTTTGAcaaagcatatttttttatatttattttatatttattttttgtattgcatCTTCAAGTTGCGAGGGTGGCCTACCTTAGCGTGCCACAAACAACGCGACCCTTGCAACGTTTTTTCGTGTTAACGAACTCTCCATACGAAGAGTGGAGTTTGCCTCGTTTAACTCTCAGCTGCCGCGTGTGTTGCGATTTCCCCATGCAACTGCCACTGTCACTGCCTCAGCATAATTCAGCCCCAGCGCACGTTCTTGCCtctaatattttcttttgcttcatttttttcctttttgtttttgattttttttttttaattttattttgaactgGGGTTGCCTTTGCCATTTGCTTGCTTTGCGCCTTTTGTGCATCAGcaatttcttgttttgtttttccttctcttttattttatgttttatgcttAGCTCCCCTTTTATCACTGTGCAAAAAGATATACATGTACAAGCATATAAAGAGATGCCAAATTGGGGACGAACTTtcgttttttcatttttcgttTTGTCCAGAGTCAACCCTGTGCCAACTACAGGTGCCACTTGAGATGTTGTTCACCTGTAGCAAGCGCTTAAAGAGCTTACATATGTGCACGAACATACATGTGTAAGGAATATGTTTATACGTTGACATTTCGCGATATCAGTAACATGTGAagcaaaattttcttttgtatttatataaaattattagtattattagtATAgtgattattaatattaattaaatatttattttttattaattattttaatcaagaTGTTTTTTTGggatgtttttttaattttttaaaataatttataacaatacCATAACTTTCACTTGCAGTGCCCAAGGAGAAGACGCAAGATAACAACAATGTGATTTATTATATCATTGGCGCTTCGTTATTTGCTGTACTTGTGGTCGTATTGATATTTTGCCTGGCCTTTTATCGGCGTCGCAAGCAAGCACATTTTAATGAGATACCCACGGTAAGTTGCAGCTGCTTAGCTTCACTGCATTtaagttcaaatttaaataatatacattttttactttattagaATGAGGCTGAAATAACAAACTCATCGCCGCTACTTAGCAATCGACCCATACAACTGCTGGAACAAAAGGCAAGCGGTCGTTTTGGCGATGTGTGGCAGGCAAAGCTGCACGGTCAGGATGTGGCCGTGAAAATCTTTCGCATGCAGGAAAAGGAATCGTGGACTACTGAGAAtgatatttacaaattgcCACGTATGCGACATCCAAATATTTTGGAGTTTTTGGGCGTTGAGAAGCATTTAGATAAGCCGGAGTATTGGCTGATATCCACATATCAGCACAATGGTTCACTATGCGATTATCTAAAGTCGCATACGATTACCTGGTTGGAACTGTGCCGCATCGCCGAGTCCATGGCAAATGGATTGGCGCACTTGCATGAGGAGATACTGGGCAACAAGGCAGAGGGTCTAAAGCCTTCAATAGCACACCGTGACTTTAAGTCGAAGAATGTTTTGCTCAAAGGCGATTTGACGGCTTGCATTGCGGACTTTGGACTGGCCATGATCTTTCAGCCGGGCAAACCATGTGGCGATACTCACGGCCAGGTGGGAACACGTCGTTATATGGCTCCAGAAGTGCTCGAGGGTGCCATTAATTTCAATCGAGATGCCTTTTTGCGTATCGATGTCTATGCTTGTGGATTGGTACTGTGGGAAATGGTTTCACGTTGCGAAGTCGTTGGACCAGTGGGCGAGTATCAACTTCCATTCGAGGCAGAACTTGGTCAGCGACCCACACTCGATGAGGTGCAAGAAAGCGTTGTTATGAAAAAGTTGCGTCCACATTTGCTCAGCACTTGGCGCACTCATCCGGTAAGAAATGAATGACATTCACGTATTGTAGACTGTACTATTAACTGATTGCAATTGTTTTGCAGGGACTCAGCATATTTTGCGATACAATGGAGGAGTGCTGGGATCACGATGCCGAGGCACGTCTTAGCTCCTCCTGTGTGATGGAGCGCTTTGCACAACTTAACAAGTATCCGACAACGCAGCTGCTCATCAAGAATCACACCAACATTGAAGATGCAAAGGAGACCACAAATTGCTTATAGAATCGGTACTAAATCACAGCTAACGCCCGTGAGCTGTGATTTGAGCCAATCCCAAACATTGatacaattttttagtttttgaattcaatatcttagttttacatttatattgtgCGTAGGCAGCTTTTAGCATATACAGAAAGTGTATTGTGCTGCAATTATCCGCACATTGGCAGCTGCCATTCATTCATATTTACACTCGACCCTGACCCCATTTAGACATTAGCTTAGCTTAAGCTAAACAAAGAACAAAGTGTTAAATGTAATCTAGGCTAgagagatttgaaatttttcaaactaTCTTGCCTGGGCAATTGGAAAATGGATAAGTCCAAAATTCACTAGATGCTCAAACATATTGAATGCCTATGTTTGTAGTTCACTTCACATTAACTTCATTGACTGATATCtatacataaatttgttttattaattcttGTTTTAGTTTGCTTAATTATTGCCCAGAATATTAACATTGGTAACCCTGTAAgatgttaaattatttgccaAGCCCAGCCATTCTCGTTGATGTCCTTTTCATTtaagagttgacaaacttctCGATAGCGTATTTAAcagttaagtttaaaatttaaatctattttaatgcttattatgtatttacacGTAtcgttttataatttcttgcACACAAGTGTGCTTTAATGttgtaatttgaataaatactttataaGGTTTCATTtgagattttatatttatttgcttatgttattattgtagTGTAGTGCCAATATATTCATATGACCATACACGCACTTATATACacaaatttgatataaaacatacactcacacacaaacaagtATATACAAGCGTATAAAACggtttatacatatgtaattctACTGAACAGTACAAGAAACACCTGAAGTTTTCAAATGAAAGTttcttttaaatgaatattatcTTTAAGCGCATATACGATATACCCTACGATACATACCCACACTCTACATACACATCGAAACTTACGATAACAGACTTAGCAGACTTATAAAGCACATGCTGCGATTCATTCAACGCAttcaaaattaagtaaatcAACAAAAAGTACATTAAGTATACTACGAAATAGGtatgttaaatattgttaCTTTCATATAACCGTGTACATATTGCATGTCTTGGACAACGTTAGATGTAGTGGTAATAATATGATTGGCAATTCAGCAGCTCGTGATTGAAATGATTGGATGTGATGGTGATAGGATTGATTGAAGTCGGATATGTATTTGATATGGCATCTGAATCAGGCGTATTAATGTTTCATACcgacatttaaaattcaaaaatacgtacatacatatatatatatatataaatattcgtaTATTGTTTTactctatatgatataaaattgataagtttaaaaaaattatgcaaatattcGTATATCATTCTATCAATCAATAAtgttttctaaatttcaatttaatatagaaGGCGATACAAAATTATATCAAACTTATACCGCTCTGTTCCACATTATGATTACGAGCAATCGACTCTAAAATTATATACGGAATAGGGCCAAATACTTACAGTAATCTATAGCTGTTtgaataatatgaaaatggcGAACAGAAACAAATACGTGAAATTTACGATACAAACAAAGCTTCATTACCTGATTTTAATTCTGAGCTACttacacaaataattttatatgcaacacgatgaaaatagaaataattttgttacattttttttaaaatattatttaaaaggtGCTGGAAATACAtagaaacaataataataaagtggttgaattatataagtattatcataaatgaaatgaaagcaaatgaaaacagTATTCAAATTCAGAAcacaatcaaaaaacaaacaataatttgtgCATCAGAGTAGTTTGTTACATATCAGATGGCTATGGATAGAAATGAACGATAAACCGTATTTCACCACTCAAATAGTtgaaatgcataaaaacaatttcaaaatgtattgTATAATCGAATTTCTTACAACTTTTTATACAGTTATACAAGCAGTCCAACTCGCgtttacataaatacatacatataatagtGGCAGATTGATGGAACCGTAATCATAATTGAAATACTGTTCGTTAACAGAACTTACCATCAAagttttataaacaattaaaatggtAATCACATTCGATCGCAAAGtcatgttaataaataatatactgATATTAAGAgttctataataaaaataataataaaataaatgctcaTTAAGcgtttgaaataaatattgaatggGATTTTTTGTGAATCATACATTTTGGGACTACAATTTTAAGTAATCGATAACAGGTCATTGAGGGTAATTGTAAATGATAAGGTttgtatatttgaaaaaaaaatgtatttaccCCACGAttacaatacatttaattataaacgcAACATTTCGCCTTCTTTCTTTATTACAACTTCTATTATTACCATTATACGTACAATACAAttcgaattaaatttgaatacaaatacaaatactattAAATTACTATACATAACTGAATCATATGTTCGATCGATTAATtcgaatacattttaataaatgtgggtaattatgtatgtatttgttgttaatgtaATCTGTCATCAATATCAATGCAATGTGACTGTTGTTTCGTTTattagaaaatcaaaaatgtttttatgttatattttcattctACATAGTTTAAGACTTTTGGACCATTTCAGTTGTAGTACTCCTTGCTTCATGCCACAATATCAGACTTATCCGAACTCGCCTCGTTTACTAAATTAATACTAAGTATTTTATAAACTGTATGGAAAAACAATCGTTCTCTATAAAATGCTAACGTGTAAAGTTTTCCAACAATTATCCAAGTCCTGTGCGTTTTACTAAAATAGATTCCGTTATACAATTCGTatcgtatatatgtatttgtttacagtttggtatatatatttgagtatttgtatttttattgggAGTCTCTCTTAACAAGTTgagtatacatttttctcaatttaCATACACATTACAAGGTCGTATGACTACTAGAAGTATAATATATACCTATTAAGTTTGTACGATATGTTTGTCTAGGGAATTTGTTTTGGGACAAAAACTTTGCTGCTATAGTAAttgcaatttgaaatataGTCACtggtataatattttatatatttatagcaatATATTGTATGCTTTTAGGGACGGTTTCTAGGTTTGTAAAGCGAGTATGCACTAGTGGAAACTAGTTGGGCAAAGGAATTGTAAACTTGTCGCTCAGTTGAGTTTCGAGTATAAGTACAAGAATATAggtatgtacgtgtatatagtaaatatatgtatataagtatgcatgtatatgtaaattgcTGATGAAAGTTACGCCTCAATAGGGCTCGTCATCATTGTTGGCCGAAACGCCGCATTTGGATCGCAATATAGCCGCCAATCGCTGTGTTAACGGTTCTGTTGGGGACTCTGAATCGCTGCAGGAAGCTGACGTCACCTTGTTGCCTGAAATGAaagtaaattgtttattttgcgTTAACTAAGAAGGTCAACCCatcaaaaagtttaaaaaatatgttatatttctgcaaaaatatattattcatatcagggaataataccggaaccggtaccggaaccgttaacaaAAACTcactgttttattttgagtacCGGAACAGAAACcttaaccgaaataaattctctgtcaaaAACCGAATACCTAAACGTTTAtcccggtacggttgtggtaaagttgctagctcaaagagttgaccaacttcaaactgtcataacttgatcaaaattgaaccgatttccaagcggaatgtaattttgaccatgttttggcctctgtattcattctgcatttaaacattttttaattcgttcaaaaaatttttttgctctAGGTCTAGCTATTGATTTCGATACTAAGGGTCCCCCCCTgggattttcgaaaattcaaaattttaaatctcaagtttccacttttaattaacaccttatgtcgtaattagtataaaacaatactttatacttgattctgagacctctcattttttttgtaaaaatcataaagaattggataaaaatttcgacttgtaaagtggctaaattcgaagtctgaccaactcaaaactgtcatagctttatccaaactgaaccgattttcaagctgaaagtcattttgatcatgttttggcctctaaattcattctggatttaaatatttttaaattcgcttaaaacatttttttgctctATGTCTAGCTATTCAGTTTGAAGTCATATTTACTGTAAAACGAcgtcttaacattttaaaacgattcaaaattgatttgttgtaccgttacgtaccggtatgATACCGAAACCCAAAGAAAAAGACTGAAGTAGAGcattttaccgaaatagttatttcgggtCGTACCGGAATCGAAACGATAACctatatttatttgagttttattcCCTGATTTAAATGTAGAGgtgatttaatatattatttatatgttgattataaaattctgaaattattaaattaaattaatgaattggggaaaacccaatcagatgaaaacatttttaatgactAAATGTATGgtcattttttttgcaactagaaaaaaaaatatatatatattttttttattttttcttatctggttattattatagatttttttttattattatgtaaaaatattttaacttaagaAATTGAACAGCAATCAAAAATTCAGTCTGATAAAGACatgaattatattaaaaaatttcttaacgtattaaaaaattgaaaaaaagatgtttatttcatttgattcatcattttattatttaccatTGCTGATGTCCAAATCTGTTGAATTTGCTTCCTTGTtgccaaattgcaaattgaccGGCACAATGTCGTCCTCCTCCTCCAGTAACAAACTGGAATATGAGTGCGTGGTATTGTCACTACGACCACCGCCGCCACTGGAGGAGTTGCGTGATGAGCCGGAGTCATTTTGGGAGTGGGAATGGGATGTGTGAGCTGCCAGACTGTCAACAGCGGCCACATCCTGTTGCTCATCTATGGGCAGATCGTAGTCATCACCGCTGCTgctctcctcctcctccacatCAACTACATCGAtgtcatcatcgtcgtcatcctCCTCATCTTCATCCACATCATCGTTATCATCATCGGAGCAATTGTTGCGACTGctgctgtgactgtgactgttgctgtggctgctcaCACTATCCTCACAGGGTACCTCCAGATCCAAGGCCAGCTCAGGTGATGATGATTTATTATAGTTCTCGTCGCTGTCACTTGATGTGGTCACTGTGGGACACTCGATTAATTAACAA
The genomic region above belongs to Drosophila innubila isolate TH190305 chromosome 3R unlocalized genomic scaffold, UK_Dinn_1.0 2_E_3R, whole genome shotgun sequence and contains:
- the LOC117793005 gene encoding activin receptor type-2A — translated: MSKYDFVLYLVAQLIIGCNLLQLADGAILPDGHNINCEHYDEKDCNSGKDCTTTIEHCQVEGDKFPSCYALWSADELTGIKKIKMKGCFTEMHECNQTDCVTSADPRQGNIHFCCCKGSMCNSNHRWIPTTTESTTQVPKEKTQDNNNVIYYIIGASLFAVLVVVLIFCLAFYRRRKQAHFNEIPTNEAEITNSSPLLSNRPIQLLEQKASGRFGDVWQAKLHGQDVAVKIFRMQEKESWTTENDIYKLPRMRHPNILEFLGVEKHLDKPEYWLISTYQHNGSLCDYLKSHTITWLELCRIAESMANGLAHLHEEILGNKAEGLKPSIAHRDFKSKNVLLKGDLTACIADFGLAMIFQPGKPCGDTHGQVGTRRYMAPEVLEGAINFNRDAFLRIDVYACGLVLWEMVSRCEVVGPVGEYQLPFEAELGQRPTLDEVQESVVMKKLRPHLLSTWRTHPGLSIFCDTMEECWDHDAEARLSSSCVMERFAQLNKYPTTQLLIKNHTNIEDAKETTNCL
- the LOC117793007 gene encoding dentin sialophosphoprotein, giving the protein MSNLVNMDKSNGNGVYATSSCHTDNAVATTTTSTALNTANNINIMNGAAAVAAAAAGATLPTSASSEDLSQSLSEYTDADESISAPTEFLAEFLSAVMLKDYKKALKYCKLILQYEPNNATAKEFYPLILDKLRVTTSSDSDENYNKSSSPELALDLEVPCEDSVSSHSNSHSHSSSRNNCSDDDNDDVDEDEEDDDDDDIDVVDVEEEESSSGDDYDLPIDEQQDVAAVDSLAAHTSHSHSQNDSGSSRNSSSGGGGRSDNTTHSYSSLLLEEEDDIVPVNLQFGNKEANSTDLDISNGNKVTSASCSDSESPTEPLTQRLAAILRSKCGVSANNDDEPY